In the Clarias gariepinus isolate MV-2021 ecotype Netherlands chromosome 10, CGAR_prim_01v2, whole genome shotgun sequence genome, ATTCGTTTCTCTCCACCTCTGAGTGTGAGttctaattaaaatattaatttaaataaactgtatataaaactattctttttttatctaaagGGCACTGAAGGATCAGTTTtctatttgcatatttttggagAATATAGAGCACATTGGTGCTTAAAAGTTTTTGACCCCTGATTACAGTATTACAGCTTATTTGTTAAACTTGTTGGCAAACTGCTGTGGTgtcagaggaataaaacacatgggGGCAGGCTGTTAGGGGTAAACAATCAACACACATGTCTGACTGTCAGTGTGTCCGAATCGATCAGTAATAAACCCTGTCTGTGTTTATAATCTAAACTACTgagatcattattattatcattattatatctcaatctacacacacatgaacaatTATACAGATTAAATCAAAGTTTGTCacacttatttcttttttttcctttaaaaaaactacaacatgACAGAATTTCATTTTTGTTCAGACATCTTTAGAAGCTTCTTCTGCTTCCATCAGCACATTATAACTGCAGCGTTGTGTTTACTTCCTGTTTCATACTTCCTGCTCGCGAGCACTCACCACATATTGTCCATTACGGGTAATAAACACTACTGTATAAACACTCCTGTATAAACACTCCGTTCCGTAAGCGGTGCTAGCCCCGAATCTGTGTGTTCTAGTATTTGACTACTAAaaaactgttgttgtttttgctaaTAACAAACTTCATAACTCAAAATACATTAAACTGTTTAACATATTAATTTATGCAATACAACAATACttaagataaatatataaataaataaccctcTTCACAAAACATAGAGCTGAGATTATAAATTAGTTTCCAAGCCATATTTAACTCTGTTAGTAAAGAACTTTTGTACAAAATGCCTAAGGAAAGTTTCAGTAATAATACTTAGAAGAAGAATGTCACATTTAGAATACTCTTTTGATCAGTAAAGAGTCAGGGAGCCCAAACCCAAAGAGCCCTGTTGTCATGGAGAAGGTCAAAAGGTCAGGTGATCAGCTGTCTGTGGGTCGAGAGCTCCGAATTTAAACTTGTATAAAGAGCTCGACATCTCTGCTGTTCCCGCTGTCTCATCCACAGACtccctgcaacacacacacagacaccattCCTGTcattccatgtgtgtgtgtgtgtgtgtgtgtgtgtgtgagtttctcTCTTCATCAGGCGAGCCACAGAGCCATTTCTCCACGGTTTCTTATTCACTGAAAATGAACCAGTGACCAGCCGGCCCTCAGTCTCCTCGCATGCCAGAGATTACTCACTCTCGCTTGAACCTAAGATTTCCTTAATACAGCTAGTGCTACTACTGTTGACTGAACACACACCTAGCTAGTTAAAGCATTGAAACATTCTACACAGATAACACTGCAGGAACTTCATAAACAGGTAACACTATTGGAATTTCATACACACATAACACCTCTGGAACTTCCTACACAGGTAACACTACTGAAActagcataattcgttccggaagcggctcGTAtctcaaaacacttgtaaaccaaatttaattttcccataagaaataatggaaactcaaattatccGTTCCAAATcctgaaaataaatacataacaataattaatacaaaatataaagtaaaaaaaaaaatttattaacttgcacattagctttaaaaaaaagtaaaaataaatcccaaaagacaagtgtttccgtttatgcgcgcaggcgctttgtgtgcgtgtttccgtgtgtgtgtgtgtgtgtttggaatcaGCTTCTcccgtctcccccttctcatatTCCACGGTTAACctttttcacaaacacacacacactaacagaaagactgttttgtctaaaaattatcaaggaacattgctaatgacactattgtgagcgcaaactaatggaatcactgctgtaaagttaaaattaaacaaacaaataaacctgcactttatctttgaaaagaatcacgacagagcagtgtttctgtgtagggcagagaaagtgtgtgtgtgtgtgcttgtgtgtatgtgaagcagagagagggtgcttcacacacacaaacacacacacactaaagacaagagagtgtgtgtgaaccggcatggTGTACATAAGCTTACACAGCCTGAAACAGAGAGGGTGAAAATCGATCTTTAACCTCTGTAATGGCtgagttgtgatcatgtgatgcttagcgtcaaaacaagaagcgcatgcatgatacatgatactcggtactcgtagaccaagacttgctcgtattccaagtcaaaatgtattaaaaatctttgctcgtcttgtggaacactcgcaaaccgtgttactcgcaatccaaggttccactgtacacaagtaattcgtaagcatggtattcgttttcattgttatgctgatgacacacagttatacatctcagcaaACCCAAGCGAGAAAAAACTgttaacttccttttgcttaattCTGATAGGACAGAAGTTTCAGTCATAGGACCTTAAGCAGCGGGAAGTAatctttctgatcacactgtaactttagttcaagtgcaacagtgaaagaccttggatTATAGATTCTACTTTTTCagttgaagctcatgtagataatattaccaggatagcatcctttcacctcagaaatattgtcaagataagaaatatattgccactaaacgatgcagcaaaactagttcatgcttttatcacctctaggttggactattgtaacgccttactgtctggttgttcaactaggtgcataaacaagcttcagctagtccagaattcaacagcgagagtcctcactagaaccagaagatatgagcacatcactgAGGAAGTCTTtggattcatacacatttacatttcatacaaacgtaTATTATTCTTTTGAGCGTGTAAAGCTTccttgcgacaatgtcaatcgTTAaaggcgctatacaaataaaattgaattgaattggaagTAACACCGCTGGACATTCCTACACAGGTAACACCACTGGAACAGGCTGTAGGTGTAAACAAGACGCCGTGTTGTACCTGCTGCTGTTCATGACGCGAGCTCAGACCACCAGCACCACAGAACTGCCATGATGACGATCATTCCTAAGAAAGGCAGTGAAAGAACAGTAGACTCAGTGCAGAACTGAGAGTGTGATGAAGGGATGAGATGAAAAAGAGAGATGAAAAAAACAGAACGAGTCTATGAATGAAGGATGAAATAACAACACAAAATGcttatatgcacacacacacacacaaatcatgaAGATGTTGAAAAACCGTGACTGAAATGAGAAACACAGATTTTAACTTTAAGTTTGTAGTAAACAGCCTCCTACGACACTTTCTGGTGAATTCGGAGTCAGAATAGATCgagagtgtgtgagaatgtgCTCTGAGTTTGCTCCTTTTTTGGTTACAGTTAGGACAGATTACAGAGTAGAAGGCAGGacagtggtatagtggttagcactgttgccttgcctCATCAGGTttctggttcgattcccgccttgggtctgtgtgtagtttgcatgttctctccgtgcctggtgggtttcctccgggtactccggtttcctcccacagttcaaagacatgcagcttaggcaggctgacgttcccaaattgcctgtactgtgtgaatgagtgtatgtttgtgctctgtaatggattggcaccacatCCAGGGGTTACTCCGccttgtctcctgggataggctgcttTTAGGACTGATCAGCAGCCCACAACTTTAACCACCGAGAATCATACCATACCTTTCATAGTATGTTGTGGCAccacatttaaaaagtaacctGCTCTGTTCTGGACTGCTGTTCAGACTTGGATTCGAGCCCCAGTGCTGCTAAGCTACCACAGTTGGGCCGTTGAGCAAGGTTCTgcaccctcaactgctcagatacaaCAGCTGTAAGAAACTGCCACTGGAACTCTAGACCCCTCTCCAGGGTGAAGAGTATATCGCCCGTTGGTATGTGGACAGACTATTACCCCCTCAGTAATCAGGATTAGAAGATAAAAGATTGGATATCATGGAAAAGTGTGTTATACAAAGTGCAGCCCCACAGTTACGCTGCAGTACTACAGTACGTTGGGGGCAGAACTGAGGCACTGAATGAATGCGAGAGGTATGATGCAGCCATCTAGCTGCTTCATGGTTCTTTTAGAACCATTCAAGTTCTTTTAGAAAGACAGCCTTTGAGGTTTTGGAAGCCTAGGCCCCacctgtctctcctctgtgaGTTTCTCTAGCTCCTCCCTACAGCGCAGAAGCTCCAGCTCCAGCTCAGCTCTCTCCTTCTGACTGGTCTCAAACAGGTTCTGTAGCTCCCTCAGCTCAGTTCGCACACCGTCACACTGCCGTCAgaacaacacaaaaaacacacaatacagATGAAAAATAGCCACAATGTACCTTCAACATGGTACCTGCTTTAACATATCATTTGATCATACCTGCCCCAGGTATATTGTGCATACCCGCTCCCTGCTGTTGGGTGCATAGCAACAACAAGATACCTAACCTAACCTAACACTGGTTTAAGTACATTCCCAGTTTTCCTGCCCCGTTCTATTCACTACATTGTACCTGCCCCAGCCAATCTACCCCAATTTACCTGCCCCAACTTATCCAACCCAGTGCACCTGCCCCACAATATCCATTTTGGGTTTACCTGCCCAGCTGTCCACACCAGTCCACATGCCTATCTACCTGCTCCACCCTGTATGCTCCATACAAGTATACCTGCCAGAGCCTATCCTTCCCAGTTTACCCCCCCATGCACCTGTCCCAACCTATCCATCCCAGTGTACCTGTCCCAACATACTTAGCTCATTGTACCTGCCCCAGCCTGACCATCCCAGTGTTCCTGCCACAGCTAAACTATCTATACACCTGGCTGTACCTGATCCTGCATGTCCATTTTACTGCATGTTTACAGTATAAATGCCCCAACCCATCCATCCCACTGTAAATGTCCCAACTCCAGCATACCTGCCTCTGCAGGTGTCCTGCTCGCTCCTCAGCTTGTTTGAGCTGCTCTCTTAGAGAGAGAGTCTCCGAGAACCCTGAGCTCAAACTGGTGGGTGTAAGCGGCTTTCCATCGAAGGAAATGTTCTTCTGAATGCAGACGTCCACCAGGGTGCAGGTGGAACCTGATCCCCCGATCATACTCTTCTGAATCCCTCCATCATCTTTCTCTCCACCTGCCACACCTCCTGAACTGCTTAAATAAGAACAAGCTTATTACAACATGGAAAACTGCTTGAGTTACACTGACGAGTCGtctgcatgagtgtgtgtgtgtgtgtgtgtgtgtgtgtgttatttaccTCTGCAACCCCTGCAGTCTCCCTGTCAGTTTACCGTTGGCCTCTTTCAGGGTCTCACACTCTGCCTTCAGACTGGCAAACTTCTCCTTCAGCTGTTCCACGTCTCCTgatgaaacatttattaattcagtTAATTCAGAGTCTTGGGTTCTTTGACTGGTTCAGTCACCTGAACGCTCAGTCTGTCAGTCTTCAGGAGGTCTGAGATGCACTTCAGCCGGATGTTaaagaactacagtataaatacatcCTGCTCTGCAAGCCAGACTGGGAACCAGTGCTATGATGCACGCTCTCCATCTGCTGCATACAGGAACAGAAGATAGTCTGAGCAGGTGGTGTAGAATAATAACCAACCCCTGCTATCTGAAATCATCGGCACGCTCCTGGAGTTTGTCTCACCACTGTGTTAAATTAATCTTGAGTGTAAATGATGTAGAGTGCCTAGGTCCTTTCtgtcttaaaaaataaacattcagaAAGAAAGTAATACAAATAAGATTTAAATCCTACTTccagttaattaattattgcaactggattttaatttaatttcagttaGGAAAACACCAGGAACTTCCCGATACGATATTGTCACAATACCTCGGTGCTGATTCGATCTGTATTGCGATCCTTGTCagtattacaattttataaatatcctgatttgaTCTGAacaaattttgttattttcaacTTTAATTTAGCGAATAATTCGGTCGTACCAATAGGAGGCGCTGTGCTGGCTGCCAATATGTGAATAGTttagtgcaccacctgtaggatttttgaggaactgcaacattttacctcctcaaatgaaaacatttttaaattaaaaaattattatgaatgATTTTGCAGTCAGTGTGATGATACATGAATTcctacacaatttttttttccatttctaaaTTTAGTGGAACTGTCTGTTTATAACTTATTTATTCGGCTGCTGAGATCATCGCAATATTTGGCTGATCATAGCAACACAACCGCTTGTTCATTAGATCATACGTTCTGACACTAAGGATTTTTGCATTTGATAAAGTGGTATTAAACAGTGTCCATgctacacactcactcatcatctacaccactttatcctgtattcagggtcacaggggtacctggagcccatcccaggagatttCCATACATCCAATCCAtcccatcgcagagcacacacacactatcggcaatttggggacgccaattagtaactgtgggaggacaccagagtacccagaagaaacccaccaagcacggggagaacatacaaacacagagacgggagtcgaacccagaccctggaggtgcaaggcgacagtgctaaccactacaccaacgtGCCATTCCTATACGTTATTTCCTATACAGTGAGCTCCCGGAaacggtgtttttttttattgcaaaaactCCAATCTTGTTCCTTAACAAGTTCATTTTGGGTTAAAAACTGTCAACCctgtatatgaaaaataatgaaattatgtGGATTATTTActgattattgattttttttaaacttgatttTTGTTCTCCAAAATGCCTTTAGATGAGATATTAAATCTAAACTGATTATCAGACGTCTTTCAGTCAAAGTGCAAATCACATGACGTGAAGATCAAAGGATGAATTCTGTCAGTTTTGTCAGAGAGAGAAGTGTAGCTTAGAAAGCAGGACTGGttctgtctggtgtgtgtgtgtgtgtgtgtgtgtgtgtgtgtgtgtgtgtgtgtgtgtgtgtgtgtgtgtgtgtgtgtgtgtgtaaaatagcTTTATGCTGCTGCCAATATCACAAGACCCGAGGAACAGCGAGTAACTGATGTCGAGATGATCCGTGTCGCTACGCAGAACCCAGTCCAGAGacgagactgtgtgtgtgtctgagtcaCTCAGTCAGCTCTAAGGCCTggtagagagagtgtgtgtgtgtgtgtgtgtgtgtgtgccgctttAACAGCAGGATTAGA is a window encoding:
- the LOC128532090 gene encoding coiled-coil domain-containing protein 136-like isoform X4 is translated as MDGLRLPPLIEEVLDSTEESSDLKSGEDTLDAETMEKQCEKAEMEGGEKEKEEKSEEEELEELRAQILHLLLELEEARDATQKHEENSAELQGLLDEERLASAHQAEAFTRQIQCLQAQLCSVQQEMEGVEQQKVELQEEVLTLQQAVDEYELETVTLRAEIAMKSQRREEERKREGDVEQLKEKFASLKAECETLKEANGKLTGRLQGLQSSSGGVAGGEKDDGGIQKSMIGGSGSTCTLVDVCIQKNISFDGKPLTPTSLSSGFSETLSLREQLKQAEERAGHLQRQCDGVRTELRELQNLFETSQKERAELELELLRCREELEKLTEERQFCTESTVLSLPFLGMIVIMAVLWCWWSELAS
- the LOC128532090 gene encoding coiled-coil domain-containing protein 136-like isoform X2, giving the protein MDGLRLPPLIEEVLDSTEESSDLKSGEDTLDAETMEKQCEKAEMEGGEKEKEEKSEEEELEELRAQILHLLLELEEARDATQKHEENSAELQGLLDEERLASAHQAEAFTRQIQCLQAQLCSVQQEMEGVEQQKVELQEEVLTLQQAVDEYELETVTLRAEIAMKSQRREEERKREGEEKTRGGDVEQLKEKFASLKAECETLKEANGKLTGRLQGLQSSGGVAGGEKDDGGIQKSMIGGSGSTCTLVDVCIQKNISFDGKPLTPTSLSSGFSETLSLREQLKQAEERAGHLQRQCDGVRTELRELQNLFETSQKERAELELELLRCREELEKLTEERQFCTESTVLSLPFLGMIVIMAVLWCWWSELAS
- the LOC128532090 gene encoding coiled-coil domain-containing protein 136-like isoform X1, translating into MDGLRLPPLIEEVLDSTEESSDLKSGEDTLDAETMEKQCEKAEMEGGEKEKEEKSEEEELEELRAQILHLLLELEEARDATQKHEENSAELQGLLDEERLASAHQAEAFTRQIQCLQAQLCSVQQEMEGVEQQKVELQEEVLTLQQAVDEYELETVTLRAEIAMKSQRREEERKREGEEKTRGGDVEQLKEKFASLKAECETLKEANGKLTGRLQGLQSSSGGVAGGEKDDGGIQKSMIGGSGSTCTLVDVCIQKNISFDGKPLTPTSLSSGFSETLSLREQLKQAEERAGHLQRQCDGVRTELRELQNLFETSQKERAELELELLRCREELEKLTEERQFCTESTVLSLPFLGMIVIMAVLWCWWSELAS
- the LOC128532090 gene encoding coiled-coil domain-containing protein 136-like isoform X5, with translation MDGLRLPPLIEEVLDSTEESSDLKSGEDTLDAETMEKQCEKAEMEGGEKEKEEKSEEEELEELRAQILHLLLELEEARDATQKHEENSAELQGLLDEERLASAHQAEAFTRQIQCLQAQLCSVQQEMEGVEQQKVELQEEVLTLQQAVDEYELETVTLRAEIAMKSQRREEERKREGDVEQLKEKFASLKAECETLKEANGKLTGRLQGLQSSGGVAGGEKDDGGIQKSMIGGSGSTCTLVDVCIQKNISFDGKPLTPTSLSSGFSETLSLREQLKQAEERAGHLQRQCDGVRTELRELQNLFETSQKERAELELELLRCREELEKLTEERQFCTESTVLSLPFLGMIVIMAVLWCWWSELAS
- the LOC128532090 gene encoding coiled-coil domain-containing protein 136-like isoform X3, with protein sequence MFTGCDGLLKAEESSDLKSGEDTLDAETMEKQCEKAEMEGGEKEKEEKSEEEELEELRAQILHLLLELEEARDATQKHEENSAELQGLLDEERLASAHQAEAFTRQIQCLQAQLCSVQQEMEGVEQQKVELQEEVLTLQQAVDEYELETVTLRAEIAMKSQRREEERKREGEEKTRGGDVEQLKEKFASLKAECETLKEANGKLTGRLQGLQSSSGGVAGGEKDDGGIQKSMIGGSGSTCTLVDVCIQKNISFDGKPLTPTSLSSGFSETLSLREQLKQAEERAGHLQRQCDGVRTELRELQNLFETSQKERAELELELLRCREELEKLTEERQFCTESTVLSLPFLGMIVIMAVLWCWWSELAS